The DNA region TCCACCGCAATCTCGACGGTGATGATCGTACCTTCGCCCGGCTGGCTGGCAATGGCAAAATTCCCGCCATGCAGCGCCACCAGCCCCTTGACCAGCGAGAGGCCGAGACCGCTGCCCTCGAAGCGGCGGGTGTAATCGTTCTGGATCTGGACAAAAGGCTGGCCGAGCATCGCCAGCTTATCGGCGGCAATGCCGATGCCGGTATCGCTGACCGTCAGCTTCAGGATGCCGTCACGCGCCGCCGCATCGACCGAGACGACGCCGCCGGCTTCGGTGAATTTCACGGCGTTGCCGACGAGATTGATGAGGATCTGCTGGATGGCGCGCTGATCGGCGACGATCTCGCCAAGCCCACGCTGAATCCGGCTCGTCAGCGTGACGCCCTTGGTCTTGGCCTGCAATGCCAGCATCGATTCGCAGGATCTGACGGAGCTTGAAATATCGAAGGCATCCAGAATCAGTTCGTAGCGGCCGGCTTCAATCTTGCTCATGTCGAGCATGGTATTGACGACCGAGAGCAGATGCGCGCCGGACTCGCGGACGAGACCGACATATTCGCGCTGGCGGTCATTTTCGAACTTGCCGAAATATTCGCCGATCAGAATATCGGAGAAGCCGAGAATGGCGTTCAGCGGCGTGCGCAGCTCGTGGCTGACCGCGGCGAGGAAGCGCGACTTGGCGTCGTTTGCCGATTCGGCGTCGGCCGCACGGTTCTGGGCTTCGGCCCGCAGCTGCTGCTCGACGGAGACATCGCGCAATTGGGCGATGACGGCGGCAAGCTCGCCATCGGCATCACGGCGAGCCGTCATGTCCATTCTCAGATAGGCGAACTGGCGCTGATCGCGCGAGATCGAAGGCCGGTCGAGGCGCAGATCGACGCTTGCGGCATCTTCGCCGCGCCTGAGCTCATCGAGCGCCTGCAGGAACAGGATGCGGTCGGAGACATGCACCTGCTCCAGGAAGCCCCTGCCCTTCGGATCGCGCATCCAGGCAAGGAAATCGCGCCGGTCGCGGCCGCCTATGGTGGCGACGCTGCCGTGTGGATCCAGGAAAAAGACGAGGCCGGGGGTGACGTCGAGGAAGAAGTCCTCGGCCGACTGTGTGGCAATGCCGGCCGACGAGCCCTGGCGGGCAAGTGCAATGCTGCCGACGGCGGAAAAGAGAAAGGCGGCGCAGACCATGGCGACGCCGGCCGGCAGTGCGACGGCGGGGCTGGTGACCGCCGAAAGCCCGACCGGCGCGGCGACGAGAGCGGCCGAGGAGAGCAGCACGAGGCGCCGCAGAATCGCAAGCTCGCGCTGGCGCACGGCTTCGCCGCCACCCGTCCGGGAAAGCCAGCTTGTCGCCGCCCGGTCTACGAGGGCCGTCGCCCAGCCGCCAATGTCACTCAATACTCGCACGCAATACCCGCCCAAAGAGGCTGTCTGTCGATCCGGACAATAGGCCCCCGCGACTTAAGGAAAGGATAAGGCAAAGGCGCTGTTCACAGCCAGAAAGAGCAGAAATTCCCGTTTTGAAGCATCTGAGAGCTCCTTCGCTTCTTGTGGTTAATGGCCGGTAAGCGGCGGATTTCCTTCATATTTCAGCACTGCGTTAACTCCTGTGGCAAGGCGATCCGGCAAAAGCCCTGCAATTGCAGGCAGGTGCTGCCCTGATGCTTAACAACAATCGCTCGCATTTGACTTAAATGCCGCTCAAATGCGCTTCGCTAAAATTTGAGTTAAATTTGCCGCAAATGCGCGCGAGTTTTGAAAAGCGGCATTCGCAACTTGCCGATAGGGTGAGAGCACACCGGACAACCGGCCTGATTCGGCGATAAGAACCGGACGGGAAAACAGGATGGGCAACGACAATGTGGTTTCTGATCAAAGGATCCTTCTGGTTTGGCCTAGTGCTCGTGCTTCTTTCCGTCTTCAGCACGGAGGGATCCGACAAGCTTGCCGGCGGCCCACAATTGCAGCTCTCAGACGCGTTTACGGCGGCGAGCGGCGCCTATGACTATCTCACCGGCATGTGCTCGGAAAAGCCGGATGTCTGCGCCAAAGGCGCCGAGACCCTGACGGCGCTCGGCTACCGGGCCCGTGAGGGCGCCCGTGTCGCTTACGAACTTCTCGACAGCCAATTCACCGACGAACCGACGACGCCCGCAAGGCTTGCCGAGCCGGCAAACCAGACATCGCCCGCCATGCCCTCGCTTGCCTCCCCTTCCGTCCAGGAGAAGGTGCGCGAGGCAAAGGCTGCGCTCAACCAGCCGATGCCTTACCGGCCGCCGGTCGACGATGAAGCCGAGACCGTGGTAACCGGCGCGATCCCGCTGCCGACGCCGAAGCCGGCGATCTGACGAAATTGCGCGGGCAACCGGCCCGCCGCACATAAGCAACGTTCGGACGCGGGACTGCGTCACACTGGAATTCTAAACGCGGTGCGATCTTTGAGATTCGCCTGCCGCGCTTTAGGCCCTTGGTTTTCCGCATGTCGTTCACGCAAAACCGCTGCACACTTTTGCGCGACATGCTTTAGAGCTTGCATCGGTGGTCCGCATGACGCGGAAATGCCCCATGCCTGACGTGCCTGCCCTGTTTAATTCAGCAGATTGCTGCGCCGTGAGGATGCCCATCCCTCACGGCGTTTCTTTTGAGAGCATGTCGCACAAGAATGTGCGGTGGATTTCGATAACCGACATGCGTAAAAACAAAAGCTGAAGCGCCGCATCAAAAAGACGGCGCGCTTTAGCGGTTCAAATCTGTCGGTCTATCACCTATATGCAGTCCTAGAGCATGTCCGGACGCAAAATTGCCGTGTCGTTTTGCCAGCATGCAAAAAGGTGAAAGGCTTTTTATGGCATCCCTCGACCAGATCATCGATGACTTCGCCTTCCTGGACGATTGGGAAGACCGCTACCGCTATGTCATCGAACTCGGCAAGGCGCTGCCCGAGCTCGCCGAGGAAAAACGCACCTCGGAGAACAAGGTGATGGGCTGCGCCAGCCAGGTGTGGCTGGTGACGCATACGTCGGGCGATCCGGAAAACCCAATCATGAGTTTCGAGGGCGATTCCGACGCGCATATCGTGCGCGGCCTCGTCGCCATCGTGCTTGCCACCTATTCCGGTAAGCGGGCTTCCGAAATCGCTGCGCTTGATGCCTTCGAGATCTTCTCGAAGATCGGTCTGGTGGAGAACCTGTCGTCGCAGCGCTCGAACGGGCTGCGCTCGATGGTGAAGCGAATCCGGGAAGAGGCGATAGTCCGCGCCGCGGCGTGAACGTCATTGATTCGGTCGGCGAGCGCGGCGGATTGGGCATTTGCGGAAACGGCCAACCGACTATATTAACACTTTCTTATAGTATAGGAATACATTCTACGTCGCGCTCCAAAGCGTAAGATAGGTTCCCTGATAATATCCCGTCTGCCCCGTGCATGACTTGCGATAGCGGCGGAATAGTCGGGGAGATTATTATCCTCATCCGGAACAGGATGAACTCTGGGGTCGTCCGAACTAAAGTCTGAATCTTGCTTTCATTTAACGGGCCGGACCAGGATAGCGCCCGGAAACGGCTTCCGGTTTTCGGTTTCAGGTTTGCGGTACAGACAGAAAAGCCGGGCACAAGACCCGGCTTTTGTCATTGACAGCGGAAAAGCTCAGCCGCGGCCGCGCTTGCGGCGCTGACCCAAGCCCATCTCCTTCGCCAGGCGCGAACGCGCTTCGGCATAAGCGGGCGCTACCATCGGGTAGTCGGTCGGCAGGTCCCATTTCTCACGGTATTCTTCCGGCGAGAGACTGTGATGCGTCATGAGGTGACGCTTGAGGGACTTGAAGTTGCCGCCGCATTCCAGGCACGTAATCTGCTCGTCCTGTACGGACTTGCGGACAGAGACTGCTGGCTTCTGCTTTTCGACGACAGCCGCAGCGGGCTGCGGTACGGATGTGTTGCTAAGTGCCGAATGCACGTCGGAAATCAGATTTGCCAGGTCGCTGACCGGGACAACATGGTTGCTGACATAAGCCGCGACGATGTCGGCCGTCAGTTCCACAAGCAGCTCCGGCCCATTGCCGGTCGCCATATCCGTCATATTTTTTCTCCTGTTAGCATGCTCAAACGATCTTTGACTGTCACGCCAAAGACCCGCCTCGTAGAAGCGAA from Rhizobium sp. NLR16a includes:
- a CDS encoding HAMP domain-containing sensor histidine kinase, with product MRVLSDIGGWATALVDRAATSWLSRTGGGEAVRQRELAILRRLVLLSSAALVAAPVGLSAVTSPAVALPAGVAMVCAAFLFSAVGSIALARQGSSAGIATQSAEDFFLDVTPGLVFFLDPHGSVATIGGRDRRDFLAWMRDPKGRGFLEQVHVSDRILFLQALDELRRGEDAASVDLRLDRPSISRDQRQFAYLRMDMTARRDADGELAAVIAQLRDVSVEQQLRAEAQNRAADAESANDAKSRFLAAVSHELRTPLNAILGFSDILIGEYFGKFENDRQREYVGLVRESGAHLLSVVNTMLDMSKIEAGRYELILDAFDISSSVRSCESMLALQAKTKGVTLTSRIQRGLGEIVADQRAIQQILINLVGNAVKFTEAGGVVSVDAAARDGILKLTVSDTGIGIAADKLAMLGQPFVQIQNDYTRRFEGSGLGLSLVKGLVALHGGNFAIASQPGEGTIITVEIAVDGSGARRAEHAGHGATVEFPPRLKDAVGTGAELEEGLFDGRAQAKIA
- a CDS encoding DUF5330 domain-containing protein → MWFLIKGSFWFGLVLVLLSVFSTEGSDKLAGGPQLQLSDAFTAASGAYDYLTGMCSEKPDVCAKGAETLTALGYRAREGARVAYELLDSQFTDEPTTPARLAEPANQTSPAMPSLASPSVQEKVREAKAALNQPMPYRPPVDDEAETVVTGAIPLPTPKPAI
- a CDS encoding SufE family protein, which translates into the protein MASLDQIIDDFAFLDDWEDRYRYVIELGKALPELAEEKRTSENKVMGCASQVWLVTHTSGDPENPIMSFEGDSDAHIVRGLVAIVLATYSGKRASEIAALDAFEIFSKIGLVENLSSQRSNGLRSMVKRIREEAIVRAAA
- a CDS encoding MucR family transcriptional regulator; the protein is MTDMATGNGPELLVELTADIVAAYVSNHVVPVSDLANLISDVHSALSNTSVPQPAAAVVEKQKPAVSVRKSVQDEQITCLECGGNFKSLKRHLMTHHSLSPEEYREKWDLPTDYPMVAPAYAEARSRLAKEMGLGQRRKRGRG